ACTGCCCGCTGCTGGTCGAGCTCGCCGACCGGTTGGCCGTGGCGCTGTGCGCGGCGGGCATCGACGTCGACGACCACCCCTACCGCCCGCACTTGACGTTGGCCCGCTCGCCGCGGGGCAGCGCGCCGGACCTGCGCCCGACGGTGGCCGCACTGGCCGATTTCCTCGGTCGCAGCTGGCAACCCGACGCGCTGCGCCTGATGCACAGCCGACTCGGCGTCGGCCCCGGTGGGCAGGCGCGGCACGACCAACTGGCGTGCTGGCCGCTGCGGGCCGGGCCGTAGCCTGCGGGCATGGGCAGGCGGAACCGGACGCTGATCACCGCGGTTCTGGTCGTGCTGGTTCTGGTTGTTGTCGGCGCTGCTGCGCTGGGGCACTGACATGCGCCTGGACGCGGAGGAAGCGCGCCGGCGGTTTCTCACCGCGCCCAGCGTGCGGCTGGCCACGGTGCGCCCGGACGGCACCCCGCATCTGGTGCCGATCACCTTCGCGGCGTGCGCCCGGGACACCCTGGTCTTCGCCGTCGACCACAAACCGAAGTCCACGCAGCGACTGGCACGGTTGGCCAACATCGCCGCGCATCCGGCGGTCTGCCTGTTGGCCGACGAGTGGTCAGCGGACTGGCCGCGGTTGTGGTGGGCGCGAGCGGATGGCCGCGCGGTCGAAATCGCCGCCGACGACCCGCGTCGGCCCACCGCGCTGGCGGCGCTGAGTGCCCGGTATCCGCAATACCGTGAGCAGCCGCCCGCGGGACCGGTGGTGTGGATCGACGTGCACACCTGGACCGGCTGGTCAGGGAGCAACTCCGTCGATCTTCGGGCGTAGGCCGCGATCCGGCCTACGATCCCGGCATGGGGAGGCGGACGCGCCGTGCGGCCGGGGGACTGGCCGGTGTCGCGCTGCTGGTGGCCGTCGGAACGAGCCCGGCCGCCGCGGCCCCGTTGACCGCCCGGCCGCCCTACCAGTTCACCGTCCGGGCCGCGCCGGTGGAGACCTACCTGGAGTACTTCCGGGAGTTGGTGCAGGACGTCGGGTTCAGCCGGGTGCAGATCACCCACTCCGCCGGCGACGCGACCGGGCACGCCCGCGCGGTGGGCGCGGCCTACTGGTTGCTCACCGACGACGAACCGTGCCTGCTCGGCTGCGAGCCGCCGTGCCCGGAACCCACCCTGATCAACCCCACGGTGGCCCGCACCGCCAACCCGCGTGAGTGCGCCGACCGGATACCCGGCGCCGGCGCGCTGGGTTTGCCGACCACGGTGGACTCCTCGGTTCCGGCCGCCGCGCATGCCGAGGCGCGTACCCCGACCGAGGAGACCGCCGGTGCGCTGTCCCGGATGGCCGGCCCGGGCGGATCCGGGAGCCGGGTGAATGCCCTGGGCAGTTCGTCGGCCGCCGCGTTCGACCGGACCACCGATCGCTTCACCGGCAACGCGAACTCGTTCGTCGCCGACGTCGCGCTGCCCGGCGGGGGAGCGGCCACGGTGGCCAGCATGTTGTCGGTGAGCGCCGTGCCGAACGCGGTCCCGGTGGTCAGCTACCGGCTTTCGCTGACCACCTGGCGCGACGGGACCTCGACCTCCGGGGTCGACGAACAGGGCTTCAGCATCGCCGGCGAGCAGATTCCGCTGACCGACCTGGTGGGTCGGGTGAACAGCCAACTGGCCGCAGTGGGTAAGCAGCTGTCGGAGTTCGCCGACCTGGGTATCGCGGTGTTGTCCCCGGCCACCGCCTACACCGCGGAAGGTCAGCGATTCCGGGTGGCCGCGCCGGTGGTGGTCATCGGCGCGGGGCGCGACCTGGCGTTGCCCACCCCTTTGCGGGGCACCGGGCTGCGGTTGGGCAGTGCGGTCTTCGAGGGCGCGTTCAGCGCACCGGACCCACCGTTGCGTTGACCCTGGACCGCATAGGCTCGATGACGTCATGGACCTGCTGGACGGACTCAACCCCCAACAACGCGAGGCCGTCGAGCATCAGGGCGGCCCATTGCTCATCGTGGCCGGCGCCGGCTCGGGCAAGACCCGAGTGCTCACCCGGCGCATCGCCTACCTGATCAAGGCCCGCGAGGTGCGGCCGTCGCAGATCCTGGCGATCACCTTCACCAACAAGGCCGCCGGGGAGATGAAGGAACGGGTCGCCGCCGCGGTCGGGGCAGGCGCTCCGCACTGGGTGTCCACGTTCCACTCCGCGTGCCTACGCATCCTGCGTCACGACGCCAAGCGGCTGGGCTTCACCTCCGGGTTCTCCGTCTACGACGACACCGACTCCCAGCGGCTGATGAAGATGGTGCTGCGTGACCTGTCGCTGGACCCCAAGCGATTCACCCCACGCGGCGTGGCCAACGCGGTGAGCTCGGCGAAGAACGAACTGATCGACCACGAGTCATACGCCGCGCAGGCCGAGGGACCGATCCAGACCACCTATGCCGAGTGCTACGGCGAGTATCAGCGCCGGTTGCGTGGGGCCAACGCACTGGATTTCGACGACCTGATCATGACCACTGTCAACCTGCTGCAGGCGTTCCCGGACGTGGCCGAGCACTACCGGCGCCGCTTCCGACACGTGCTGGTCGATGAGTACCAGGACACCAACCACGCGCAGTACGTGCTGGTCCGCGAACTGGTCGGCGTCGAGGACGCTGAGCTGCCGCCGGGCGAGCTGTGCGTGGTGGGCGACGCGGACCAGTCCATCTACGCGTTCCGCGGCGCGACCATCCGCAACATCGCCGAGTTCGAGGCGGACTACCCCAACGCGAAGGTGATCCTGCTGGAGCAGAACTACCGCTCCACGCAGACGATCCTGTCCGCGGCCAACGCGGTGATCTCGCGCAACCCCGACCGCAAACCCAAGAACCTGTGGACCGATCGCGGCAACGGGAAGCCCATCGTCGGCTGGGTCGCCGGTGACGAGCACGAGGAGGCCACCTTCGTCGCCAACGAGGTGGACCGGCTCACCGACGACGGCGTCGCGCAGCCCCGGGACGTGGCAATCTTCTACCGCACCAACGCTGCCTCCCGGGTGTTCGAGGAGGTGTTCATCCGCGTCGGGCTGCCCTATCGGGTGGTCGGTGGGGTGCGCTTCTACGAGCGTCGCGAGGTGCGCGACGCGTTGGCCTACCTGCGGGTGCTGGCCAACCCCGAGGACGTGGTGTCGCTGCGACGCATCCTCAACGTGCCCAAGCGCGGCATCGGCGACCGCGCCGAGGCATGCGTGGATGCGCTGGCCTCGCGCGATCGGATCACCTTCTGGGCGGCGCTGCGTCGCTGCGAGGAGGCCTACGGCATCGCCACCCGATCGCTGAGGCAGGTCCGCGGTTTCGTCGACCTGCTCGATGGATTGGCCACCCTGGTGGAGGCGAACACCCCGCCGTCCACGATGCTGGAGGCGATCCTGGAGCAGACCGGGTATCTGCGCGAGTTGGAGACCTCCACCGACCCGCAGGACGCCGGCCGGGTGGAGAACCTCGCCGAGTTGGTGGCCGTCGCCCGCGAGTACGAGGAGCTGGACGCGGATTCCTCGGTGGCCGGGTTCCTGGAGCGGGTGGCGCTGGTGGCGGACTCCGATCAGTTGCCTGACGCTACGTCAGATGGCGAGCCTGTCGACGATGGCGGGCAGGTGACGTTGATGACCCTGCACACCGCGAAGGGCCTGGAGTTCCCGGTGGTGTTCCTCACCGGCTGCGAGGACGGGGTGTTCCCGCACATGCGGGCGTTGGGTGATCCGGTGGAGTTGGCCGAGGAACGGCGCCTGGCCTACGTCGGCATCACCCGCGCGCAGGACCGGCTCTACCTCACCCGCTCGGAGTTGCGGCGCAACTGGGGTACCCCGCAATGGTTCCCCGCGTCCCGGTTCCTGGAGGACATACCGTCGGACCTGGTGGACTGGAAACGCACCTCGCAACGCACGCCGCTGCAGGCGCTGGCCGCCGCGCCGTCGCCGGCCGCCCGGTCCACCGGCGGACGGCAGCTGGTGGCGAACGTGGTGTCGCTGGCGGTGGGCGACCGGGTCACCCACGACACCTTCGGTCTGGGCACGGTGGTGGGGACCGCCGGCGCGGCCGAGCGAGCCGAGGCGACGATCGACTTCGGCGACGGCGCGCCGAAACGCCTACTGCTCCGCTATGCCCCGGTGGAGAAGATCTGACCCTGCGTCGAATTGTGAAGCAGTGTCAGGGGTGCATGCCGTGCGCGCGGAGCCAGGGCATCGGGTTCACCGGGTCGCCGCCGTGCGGGCGCACCTCGAGGTGCAGGTGCGGGCCGGTGGTGTTGCCGGTGGAACCGACCCGGCCGATGACCTCGCCCATATACACGCGACCGCTGCGCACCAGCATCGCGGACTGGTGGGCGTACCAGATCTCGGTGCCGTCATCGAGGCGTTCCACGGTCTTCCAGCCGTAGGCGCCATCCCAGCCGGCGGAGATGATCGTGCCGTTGGCCACCGCGTGGATCGGGGTGCCGGTGGGGCAGGCGAAGTCCTGGCCGGTGTGGCCGTGCGACCAGAGGCCGCCGCCCTCGCCGAAGCCGGCCGTCAGGTGATAGCCGGAGACCGGCAGTCGGTACAGATGTGCCAGCGCGGCCAGTCGGGCGGCGCGCTGCTTGGCCAGCTGCAGCGTCTCGAGCAGCACGTCATGTTTCTTCTGTGCAGACGCGGCTGCCTTTTCCCGCGCGGCCAGCGCCTTGCGAGCGCGGTCGCGGCTGGCCCGGGCCTGTCCGGCGTCGAGCATGGACGCCGAGTTGTCCTTCAGGCCGAGCGCGGAGGCGCGGGCCAGGTCGGCACTACCCGCGCCCAACTGCAGGCCGCTGCCGGTGGCGTTGAGGGCGCCCACCGCGGCCACCGCGACGGCGGCGGCGCCGGCCACCAGGGCAGGCGCGCCGGGGCCGACCGCGGAGCGCGACTTGCGGCGGGCACCGGTGTGCGCCTGGCCGCGATGGGTGCTCGGGTGCAGCGGGATGACCTTGGCAAGTTCTGCTTCGGGTTCTGGGGTTGCCACGACGACCGGCTCGGGGACGGCCGGTGCCGCGATGACGAGGACGGCCGGTACCTCGAGGACAGGGACGATCGGCGCGGGATCGATGACCGGTTCGGCCGCCTTGCGACGGCGGCCGGTCCCCGTGGCGGGCACCGGGGTGCCGGGGTGAATCAGCGCCCGGGAGATCAGGCGATCCTCGATCTCGGAAATCTGCCGGCGACGTCGACCGGTGCCGGTGGCGACCTGGTCGGTGCTGGGTGCGGGGGCCGGAGTCCCCGGGGCCGGCTCGACCGACTTGCGCCGGCGGCCGGTGCCACCGGCCCTGGCCGCCTCGGCGGCGGCCGGCGGGGCCAGGACCTGCGGGACAGGAGTGGGCTGCGGGGTCGGCGGTGCCAGGACCGCAGCGGGCGGCGCGGGCTGCGGGGCCGGTGCGGGCTGCGGGGCCGGTGCGTGAGACGCCGGGCGGGCCCGTCGTCCGGTGGCCGTGATCACCTGCACGGGAGTAGCTACCGGCGTGTCGCGTGTTAGCCGGCCCGCAGGGGGTAAGGGCGTCGGCAGTGCCGCGAGGAGGTCGTCGCACTCTCGCTGTGGGCTTGCCAATTCGTCTTCGGCAAGCGCACCGAGATCGCGCGCGTGTCGGCCGGAAGGCACGGAATCGACTCCCACATTAACGGGCGAGAACGACGAGCATCACGACCGTATCGGGCCGCTGGTCATCGCCCCACGGCGGACAGGCAAAGAGCGCTCAAAGTGACGATCGTCCCGGGAAACTCATCACGCAGAGTGCCGATTTTCTGGTAATCGGTCACGCATCGTTGCGAGTTTGCAATTTCGAACCCAGGGTGAGGGACAAACCCGGACGAACCGAGACATCCACGTGAGACGTCTCGTCAGGTGATTGTTACGTTGAGTAGTCGGATGACCCCGCCAAAACAGGGGGGCGAACCCGGACGAACCGCCCGCTTAACGGGCCACTACGATCCGGCTGAGGTCGCGCCGGGGTACCCAGGGGTCGCCAGGCCGCGGCGATTAATAAGTAATCCCTCGCGGGCAGCGGCGCCCGCCGGCAGCAGATCGGTTGGACCGAAGGGCCCGGCCCGAACAGCGCCCTGCGCGGGTGCACGGACGTGAGGATCTCACTCGTGGATCTCTTCGAGTACCAGGCACGGGACCTATTCGAGAAGCACGGCGTGCCCGTGCTCGGCGGCCTGGTCGCCGAGACGCCCGCCGAGGCGCGCGCGGCAGCCGAGAAGCTGGGCGGCAAGGTCGTGGTCAAGGCCCAGGTGAAGGTGGGCGGCCGCGGCAAGGCCGGCGGCGTGAAGCTGGCCGACTCCCCGGACGACGCGGAGGCCAAGGCCTCGGCGATCCTCGGCATGGACATCAAAGGGCACACGGTGCGTCGGGTGATGCTGGCCCAGACCGCGGACATCGCCACCGAGTACTACGTGTCCTTCCTGCTGGACCGGGCCAACCGCACCTTCCTGGCCATGGCCACCACCCAGGGCGGCATGGACGTCGAGCAGGTCGCGGCGGAGACGCCGCACCTGCTGGCCAAGGTCGCCGTGGACGCCAATGTCGGCTGCGACGCGGCCAAGGCCGCCGAGATCGTCGCCGCGGCCGGTTTCCCGGCCGAGCACGCCGCCGGGGTGGCCGACGTGCTGCAGAAGCTGTGGACGGTATTCCAGTCCGAGGACGCCACGCTGGTCGAGGTCAACCCGCTGGTGGTCACCGGCGACGGCCGGATCATCGCGCTGGACGGCAAGGTCAGCCTGGACGCGAACGCCGACTTCCGGCACCCGGACCACGCCGCGCTGGAGGACAAATCCGCGGTGGACCCGCTGGAGCAACGGGCCAAGGAGAAGGACCTCAACTACGTCAAGCTGGACGGCGTCATCGGCATCATCGGCAACGGCGCGGGCCTGGTCATGTCCACCCTCGACGTGGTCGCCTACGCGGGCGAGGCGCACGGCGGCGTCAAGCCCGCCAACTTCCTGGACATCGGCGGTGGCGCGTCGGCCGAGGTGATGGCCAACGGGCTGGACATCATCCTGTCCGACCCGGCGGTGCGCAGCGTGCTCGTGAACGTCTTCGGCGGCATCACCGCCTGCGACGCGGTGGCCAACGGCATTGTGTCCGCGCTCGGTCTGCTGGAGAGCCAGGGCACGCCCGTGACCAAGCCGTTGGTTGTCCGGCTGGACGGCAACAACGCCGATGAGGGCCGTCGGATCCTCCACGAGGCGAACCTGTCCGTGGTCGAGATGGTGGACACGATGGACGGCGCTGCCGCCCGCGTCGCCGAGCTCGCCGCCCGCTGACCCCGCCCGCCCACCCAGTAACTAAGGACATCGCGACATGGCCATTTTTCTGACCGAGAACTCGCGGATCGTCGTGCAGGGCATGACGGGGTCCGAGGGACGTAAGCACACCCAGCGCATGCTGGCCTCCGGGGCGCAGGTCGTCGGCGGCGTGACGCCGGGTAAGGGGGGCCAGAAGGTCGAGTTCGAGGGCGCGACGCTGCCGGTGTTCAATTCGGTCGCCGACGCCGTCAGCGAGGGCGCCGCGAACGTCACCGTCGTCTTCGTGCCTCCGAGGTTCACCAAGGGCGCGGTGATCGAGGCGATCGACGCCGACGTAGCGCTGATCGTCACGATCACCGAGGGTGTTCCGGTGCATGACACCGCCGCGTTCCACGCCTACAACGTGGCGCGTGCGGGTGTCAGCCGGATCATCGGCCCGAACTGCCCCGGCATCATCAGCCCCGGGAAATCCAACGCGGGGATCATCCCCGCCGACATCTCCGGCCCCGGCCCGATCGGCCTGGTCTCGAAGTCCGGCACGCTGACCTACCAGATGATGTACGAGCTGCGCGATTACGGTTTCACCACCGGCGTCGGCATCGGCGGTGACCCGGTCATCGGCACCACGCACATCGACTGCCTGCGGGCGTTCCAGGACGACCCGGAGACCAAGGCGATCGTGATGATCGGCGAGATCGGTGGCGACGCCGAGGAGCGGGCCGCAGAGTTCATCAAGTCCTACGTGACCAAGCCGGTGGTCGGCTACGTGGCCGGCTTCACCGCCCCCGAGGGCAAGACCATGGGCCATGCCGGCGCCATCGTCTCCGGCTCGTCGGGCACCGCCGCGGCCAAGAAGGAAGCGCTCGAGGCGGTCGGGGTCAAGGTCGGCAAGACGCCGTCGGAGGCCGCGCGGCTGATGGCCGAAATCGTGAACTCGCTCTGACCCGGCCGGCCGCTGTCTGACGGCGGGTCAGCCGACGGGGTTCTCGGTCCAGATGTACCAGGGGCCCTGCAGGTGCTGCAGGGTCTGCATGTAGGTGTCGGCCGGCGGGACCGGCGTGTTCGGCGGGATGTAGGCCATGCCATTGCGGCCCAGTGAGCCGACGCCGCGGTCGAACTGGAAATACACGATGCTGTCGGCGGATTGAACAGCGCGGATGCGGTAGGTGCCCACCCGACCGAGGTCGCCCTGGTGCGCGGCGGCGTCCACCGGGTCGGGTGCGGCGAGCACGGCACGGGCGACGTCGCCGAGGTCATCCTGCGCGAGGCTGAACCGCGCGCGCAGCGGCGCGTGGGCGCTGAACAGCGCGAGGACCAGGGCGGCCCCGACCGGCGCGACCAGCCACCAGCAGCCGAGGTGCTCGCGGCGGACCATCGTCGCGGCCAACCGGCCGGTCCAGATCAGCGCACAGCCCGCCAACAACACCAACGGCACGGTCGCGTCGGTCAGCTCGAAGGCCGGCCGGCTCCAGATCCACGCCAGCCACAGCGTGAACAGCACACAGAAGCCGTGGAAGAACCAGCGCGGCGGATCGACCTCCCAGCGCTGTATCGGTCCGGGGGCGAGCGCCACGCCGCCGACCGCGTCGTCCCCGGACTGCCGCGGTGGGGCAATGCGCCAAACGCCCGTCACCCCTCGATCAAGACACATCGGGCGTCAGCAGCAAACGGTTTTCAGCGAACTCACTGCGAACCTGCACCCGAGGCAAACGTCGGCAAGCCGGGTGTCGGTGCGTGTTTCCGGTGCGCCCGGGCACCAAAGTTGTCCGGTGGTCACGATCCTGGCGCCGGCACCGCAAAGGACGGGTGCGGGGCTTGCGGATCCCGGATCGCGTTGGCCGGCGGCCTTCGGGTTGCTCGCGGCGTTGATCTCGACGGCGGTCGGACTGGCTGTGCTGGGTGCAATCAGTCTGTTGCTGTGGGCCACCGGCCCGGACTCGGTCGGTAGCCCGAGCGGGCCGTTCCGCACGGGTTCCTGGTTCTGGTTGTTGGGGCAGCGGACGGAAACGCACCTCCCCGCGGGTCGGCTGCAGTTGGCCCCGTTGGGTCTCACCGCGGTGCTCGCGGTGGTCGCGGTACGGGCGGCGGGGTGGGCCGCCCGTACCGCGCGGGCCCACGAGACCGGACCCGCGCTGAGCGTGGTGGGCGGTTTCACCGGTGGCTGCGGTGTGCTGGCGGTGGTCGCGGCGCACGAGACGTCGCCACATGGGCTGAGCGTGGCCGCGATGCCCGCGATGCGTGCGGCGCTGCTGTTCGCCCTGCTGACCTCGCTGATTGGGGTCGCCCCGCACACCTGGGAATGGGCACAGTTCGCCGCGCAATGGCGGACCCGGGCCCGGCCGGTGCTGCGCGCGACCGCGACGGCGAGCCTGGTGCTGTTCGGGGGCGGCGCACTGGTGGTCGCGGTCTGCCTGGCTGTGCACAACGAGGCCATGGCCGAGGTCTTCGACCGCACCGGTGGCGGCAACAGTGGCTTTCTCGGTCTGACGCTGGTCAATTTGATTTTCCTGCCGAACGCGACCTGCTGGGCGGTGGGCTTCGCGTCCGGTCCCGGCGTTGCGTTGGCCGCCGACGCACATCTGGATTTCCGGGGCATGGACGCCGGTACGCTGCCCGGCCTGCCGCTGACCGCCGGGCTGCCGCAGCCGGGGTCGTTGGGCTGGCTCGCCTGGCTGCCGATGCTGGTGCCGCTGGCCGCGGGGTTGGCCGCCGGCTGGGCGATCGCGCCGGACATTCGCCGTCCGGTGCGTGGCACGTTGGTGCCGACCGCGTCCGCGGCCGGACTGACCGGGTTGCTGGTCGGGGCGGTGTGCTGGCTGTCGGCCGGTGACGGCGGCGGGCGGCTGACCCAGTTCGGCCCGTCGGGCTGGCAGGTCGGCGGGTCTGTCGCGGCGGAGTTGTTGCTGATCGGGCTGCCGGTGGCGGCGATCCGATTGGCCGTCACCCGGCACCGTGCGCCGGTCACCGTGCCGGCCCCGCGCACCTCCGCGGAACAACTGCCCGCACCGGTCGTTCCGGACGATGAGGCGAACCGCTTCCCGCCGATGGACCTGGAGGACCTGGAGGACACCCAGGAGATCCCGGTCATCCGGCAGTCCGACGACGCCGCAACCGTCGAGGTGCTCGAGGACCTCGAGGACACCCAGCCCATCCCGGTGGTCCGAGCCGACTGAGCAGCGCTCCGCCTCGCCCGGATATCGTGGGCGTGAAGGCACATGTCGGCGTCGGGGAGCAGGT
This is a stretch of genomic DNA from Sporichthyaceae bacterium. It encodes these proteins:
- a CDS encoding DUF6350 family protein, which encodes MVTILAPAPQRTGAGLADPGSRWPAAFGLLAALISTAVGLAVLGAISLLLWATGPDSVGSPSGPFRTGSWFWLLGQRTETHLPAGRLQLAPLGLTAVLAVVAVRAAGWAARTARAHETGPALSVVGGFTGGCGVLAVVAAHETSPHGLSVAAMPAMRAALLFALLTSLIGVAPHTWEWAQFAAQWRTRARPVLRATATASLVLFGGGALVVAVCLAVHNEAMAEVFDRTGGGNSGFLGLTLVNLIFLPNATCWAVGFASGPGVALAADAHLDFRGMDAGTLPGLPLTAGLPQPGSLGWLAWLPMLVPLAAGLAAGWAIAPDIRRPVRGTLVPTASAAGLTGLLVGAVCWLSAGDGGGRLTQFGPSGWQVGGSVAAELLLIGLPVAAIRLAVTRHRAPVTVPAPRTSAEQLPAPVVPDDEANRFPPMDLEDLEDTQEIPVIRQSDDAATVEVLEDLEDTQPIPVVRAD
- the sucC gene encoding ADP-forming succinate--CoA ligase subunit beta, which gives rise to MDLFEYQARDLFEKHGVPVLGGLVAETPAEARAAAEKLGGKVVVKAQVKVGGRGKAGGVKLADSPDDAEAKASAILGMDIKGHTVRRVMLAQTADIATEYYVSFLLDRANRTFLAMATTQGGMDVEQVAAETPHLLAKVAVDANVGCDAAKAAEIVAAAGFPAEHAAGVADVLQKLWTVFQSEDATLVEVNPLVVTGDGRIIALDGKVSLDANADFRHPDHAALEDKSAVDPLEQRAKEKDLNYVKLDGVIGIIGNGAGLVMSTLDVVAYAGEAHGGVKPANFLDIGGGASAEVMANGLDIILSDPAVRSVLVNVFGGITACDAVANGIVSALGLLESQGTPVTKPLVVRLDGNNADEGRRILHEANLSVVEMVDTMDGAAARVAELAAR
- a CDS encoding M23 family metallopeptidase gives rise to the protein MQVITATGRRARPASHAPAPQPAPAPQPAPPAAVLAPPTPQPTPVPQVLAPPAAAEAARAGGTGRRRKSVEPAPGTPAPAPSTDQVATGTGRRRRQISEIEDRLISRALIHPGTPVPATGTGRRRKAAEPVIDPAPIVPVLEVPAVLVIAAPAVPEPVVVATPEPEAELAKVIPLHPSTHRGQAHTGARRKSRSAVGPGAPALVAGAAAVAVAAVGALNATGSGLQLGAGSADLARASALGLKDNSASMLDAGQARASRDRARKALAAREKAAASAQKKHDVLLETLQLAKQRAARLAALAHLYRLPVSGYHLTAGFGEGGGLWSHGHTGQDFACPTGTPIHAVANGTIISAGWDGAYGWKTVERLDDGTEIWYAHQSAMLVRSGRVYMGEVIGRVGSTGNTTGPHLHLEVRPHGGDPVNPMPWLRAHGMHP
- the sucD gene encoding succinate--CoA ligase subunit alpha, which translates into the protein MAIFLTENSRIVVQGMTGSEGRKHTQRMLASGAQVVGGVTPGKGGQKVEFEGATLPVFNSVADAVSEGAANVTVVFVPPRFTKGAVIEAIDADVALIVTITEGVPVHDTAAFHAYNVARAGVSRIIGPNCPGIISPGKSNAGIIPADISGPGPIGLVSKSGTLTYQMMYELRDYGFTTGVGIGGDPVIGTTHIDCLRAFQDDPETKAIVMIGEIGGDAEERAAEFIKSYVTKPVVGYVAGFTAPEGKTMGHAGAIVSGSSGTAAAKKEALEAVGVKVGKTPSEAARLMAEIVNSL
- a CDS encoding TIGR03668 family PPOX class F420-dependent oxidoreductase, with product MSALLRWGTDMRLDAEEARRRFLTAPSVRLATVRPDGTPHLVPITFAACARDTLVFAVDHKPKSTQRLARLANIAAHPAVCLLADEWSADWPRLWWARADGRAVEIAADDPRRPTALAALSARYPQYREQPPAGPVVWIDVHTWTGWSGSNSVDLRA
- the pcrA gene encoding DNA helicase PcrA; this translates as MDLLDGLNPQQREAVEHQGGPLLIVAGAGSGKTRVLTRRIAYLIKAREVRPSQILAITFTNKAAGEMKERVAAAVGAGAPHWVSTFHSACLRILRHDAKRLGFTSGFSVYDDTDSQRLMKMVLRDLSLDPKRFTPRGVANAVSSAKNELIDHESYAAQAEGPIQTTYAECYGEYQRRLRGANALDFDDLIMTTVNLLQAFPDVAEHYRRRFRHVLVDEYQDTNHAQYVLVRELVGVEDAELPPGELCVVGDADQSIYAFRGATIRNIAEFEADYPNAKVILLEQNYRSTQTILSAANAVISRNPDRKPKNLWTDRGNGKPIVGWVAGDEHEEATFVANEVDRLTDDGVAQPRDVAIFYRTNAASRVFEEVFIRVGLPYRVVGGVRFYERREVRDALAYLRVLANPEDVVSLRRILNVPKRGIGDRAEACVDALASRDRITFWAALRRCEEAYGIATRSLRQVRGFVDLLDGLATLVEANTPPSTMLEAILEQTGYLRELETSTDPQDAGRVENLAELVAVAREYEELDADSSVAGFLERVALVADSDQLPDATSDGEPVDDGGQVTLMTLHTAKGLEFPVVFLTGCEDGVFPHMRALGDPVELAEERRLAYVGITRAQDRLYLTRSELRRNWGTPQWFPASRFLEDIPSDLVDWKRTSQRTPLQALAAAPSPAARSTGGRQLVANVVSLAVGDRVTHDTFGLGTVVGTAGAAERAEATIDFGDGAPKRLLLRYAPVEKI
- the thpR gene encoding RNA 2',3'-cyclic phosphodiesterase, which produces MRLFVALMPPVDALDELAAALDPVKPCAPPVLRWTPREQWHLTLAFLGDVPVDLLPAVHDACAAAIHDRYAAPLQVAGAGRFGDRVLWAGIAGDCPLLVELADRLAVALCAAGIDVDDHPYRPHLTLARSPRGSAPDLRPTVAALADFLGRSWQPDALRLMHSRLGVGPGGQARHDQLACWPLRAGP